The Anastrepha ludens isolate Willacy chromosome 2, idAnaLude1.1, whole genome shotgun sequence genome contains a region encoding:
- the LOC128865111 gene encoding uncharacterized protein LOC128865111: MSLSPGNGTFIRGDSPITAPTSGQPSSDRVSFLKLKTRSVFNRLQHTAAEMNNEMLQGMDEYGLAAIMESVGDLKATFTAAHTSLEEMDFESIASDLPCKFDATLVKLKANLQREIGRRSTGQHCSTFRANTGDSQSIIVNANRSRLPLLMLPKFSGAYTEWSNFFSMFTSVIDNDGDLTQSDKLQYLRSCLSGAALDTIQSLEINENNYKNALDLLKKRFDNKRIIFQAHIRQIFGLDRADASASKLRSLTDKVTSHIRALQSLGSQEQIADCIIVELLIQKLDKATQSKWEENSSSNELPSWDQLAAFLEKRCRTLENVEHAIQTQTDQVDRNGKTVSTNIRKSFVVWNASVGGCAFCRCPDHRIYHCQQFSTLSPNLRQKEAKKLSLCLNCLKGGHQMRDCKSGSCRACQLKHHTLLHFDRTSSASTSISGPVTQPPTLKSNTIAATSSVPGHALTSRSPSDAVLLATAVIFVKNRAGTFVPCRALLDSGSQLHFITNRFTNQLQLRRTKYSAAVSGIGDANLSTEGYSVNVVLKSRTSDFSTHITSVVVQTITDNQPGFSVSIADWNVPSNIQLAHPNFNIPQRIDLLIGAGLFFELLCVGQIQLAPGFPVLQKTLLGWVISGGGQQTSKLSSFVANQRSSRDIDSDTRRDDLVRRFWEVDHVFELITKTAREELDCKAHFQQNVSRLPSGEYSVRLPWKLGTESLGESYTQAKRRFESLERKEDSSTTKLRVVFDGSAVTTSGLSLNEILMARPTIQPKLFDILIRFRTFPVALIGDICKMYRCVRVSAADNIFQCILWRDLHHISDAERDTFLKFDDARHLRGTRNSKRSALSTIARKPFEHIMADLPKKKCYISVFICFATKAVWRELVKDLPTGAFLEALKLFTTTRAMPSCIWSDNATNFVGAKNELRDLKRLLLSQEHRSKVHVHYLNNGFDLRFIPPRSPHFGDLCEAAVKMAKQHLYRTLGSAILGFDELQNPEDLDVLTPGHFLIGGPLTAAPEPNITHLNYNPLGHWQRVTYF, translated from the exons ATGTCGCTCAGTCCAGGTAATGGTACCTTCATTAGAGGCGATTCACCAATTACTGCACCAACGAGTGGGCAACCGTCTTCAGATCGCGTGTCGTTTTTAAAGCTGAAAACAAGGTCAGTCTTTAATCGACTTCAGCATACAGCAGCAGAGATGAACAACGAAATGCTACAAGGCATGGATGAGTACGGCTTGGCAGCAATCATGGAATCAGTGGGAGATTTGAAAGCAACATTCACCGCCGCTCACACCAGTTTGGAGGAAATGGACTTTGAGTCTATCGCCAGTGACCTGCCCTGCAAATTCGATGCTACATTGGTGAAACTTAAGGCGAACCTGCAACGAGAGATTGGGAGACGTAGCACAGGTCAGCACTGCTCGACATTCAGAGCGAACACTGGTGACTCGCAGTCGATCATCGTGAATGCCAATCGTTCTCGCTTGCCTTTGCTAATGCTACCTAAATTTAGTGGCGCGTATACCGagtggagcaactttttctcGATGTTCACCTCCGTCATTGACAACGATGGCGACCTGACGCAAAGCGATAAGCTGCAATACCTGCGTTCCTGCTTGAGTGGTGCTGCTTTGGATACTATCCAATCTCTGgagataaatgaaaataattataaaaatgcattagaTTTACTCAAAAAACGTTTTGATAACAAGCGAATTATATTTCAGGCACACATCAGACAGATCTTTGGGCTGGACAGGGCAGATGCATCCGCAAGCAAGTTGCGGAGTTTGACGGACAAGGTTACATCACACATACGCGCGTTGCAGTCGCTTGGGTCACAAGAACAAATCGCTGACTGCATTATAGTTGAACTACTAATCCAGAAGTTGGACAAGGCTACTCAATCCAAGTGGGAAGAAAATTCATCTAGCAACGAACTGCCGTCGTGGGATCAGTTAGCTGCATTTTTGGAAAAGCGGTGTCGTACCCTCGAAAATGTGGAGCATGCCATACAAACCCAAACGGATCAAGTTGACAGAAACGGTAAAACTGTAAgtacaaatataagaaaatcaTTTGTCGTTTGGAATGCCTCAGTAGGTGGTTGCGCGTTTTGTCGGTGCCCAGATCATAGAATTTACCACTGTCAGCAATTCTCCACTCTTTCTCCAAACCTTCGCCAAAAAGAAGCCAAGAAGCTCTCGCTTTGCCTTAACTGTCTTAAGGGTGGCCATCAGATGAGGGATTGCAAATCTGGATCCTGTAGAGCTTGTCAATTGAAACACCATACGCTTTTGCATTTTGACCGCACATCTTCTGCTTCAACTTCTATATCAGGCCCAGTCACGCAACCACCCACATTGAAATCAAACACCATAGCTGCAACATCATCTGTCCCTGGCCATGCCCTCACTTCGAGATCTCCATCTGATGCTGTGCTTCTAGCCACTGCAgtcatttttgtcaaaaatcgtGCTGGTACCTTCGTGCCATGTCGGGCGCTTTTGGATTCGGGTTCCCAGCTTCACTTTATTACAAATCGTTTTACTAATCAATTACAACTTCGTAGGACCAAATATTCGGCGGCAGTTTCGGGCATCGGGGATGCCAACCTGTCAACTGAAGGCTATTCGGTCAATGTCGTACTGAAGTCGCGGACTTCAGATTTCTCAACGCACATCACTTCCGTCGTTGTTCAAACAATCACTGACAATCAGCCTGGTTTTTCAGTGAGCATCGCGGACTGGAACGTCCCTTCGAACATCCAACTAGCTCATCCCAATTTCAACATACCTCAGCGTATTGACTTGCTTATCGGAGCAGGACTATTTTTCGAACTTCTCTGCGTTGGGCAGATACAGTTGGCGCCCGGATTTCCAGTTCTTCAAAAAACTCTTCTCGGTTGGGTGATATCAGGTGGTGGTCAACAGACTTCTAAGCTTTCGTCATTTGTGGCCAATCAAAGGTCTTCGAGAGACATCGACTCTGATACCCGACGAGACGATTTGGTACGTCGCTTCTGGGAAGTAGATCACGTTTTTGAGCTAATCACTAAAACAGCAAGGGAGGAGCTCGACTGCAAGGCGCATTTTCAGCAAAATGTTTCGCGTTTACCTTCAGGCGAGTACTCGGTTCGCTTACCTTGGAAACTCGGCACAGAATCATTAGGCGAATCATACACACAAGCAAAGCGACGATTTGAGAGCCTTGAGCGCAAGGAAGATAGCTCCACAACAAAGCTCAGGGTCGTTTTTGATGGTTCTGCTGTCACAACTTCGGGCCTCTCATTAAACGAGATTCTAATGGCGAGGCCGACCATACAACCCAAACTTTTTGATATTCTTATTCGCTTTCGTACGTttcccgttgcacttattggaGACATTTGTAAGATGTATCGTTGCGTTCGCGTATCTGCAGCCGATAACATTTTCCAGTGCATTTTGTGGCGGGACCTTCATCACATTTCTGATGCAGAAAGGGATACCTTCCTTAAATTCGATGACGCGCGACACCTTAGAGGCACCAGAAATTCTAAACGGTCTGCACTATCAACAATAGCTCGAAAACCTTTTGAGCACATCATGGCTGATTTGCCTAAGAAGAAATGTTATATCAGCGTCTTCATCTGTTTCGCAACCAAGGCCGtatggagagagctagtgaagGACCTTCCAACAGGTGCTTTTTTGGAAGCTCTCAAGCTATTTACGACAACACGCGCCATGCCAAGCTGTATTTGGTCAGACAACGCAACCAATTTCGTAGGCGCTAAGAACGAGTTGAGAGACCTAAAACGCCTACTCCTAAGCCAAGAGCACCGCAGTAAGGTTCACGTTCACTACCTCAACAATGGTTTTGACTTGCGATTCATACCACCTCGTTCACCACATTTCGGCGACTTGTGCGAAGCCGCAGTAAAAATGGCTAAACAGCACCTGTACCGCACTCTTGGCTCTGCAATTCTTGGTTTCGATGAACTGC AAAATCCAGAAGACCTTGATGTTTTAACTCCAGGTCATTTTCTTATTGGCGGCCCGCTTACAGCTGCTCCTGAGCCTAACATCACGCATTTGAATTACAATCCACTCGGTCACTGGCAGCGTGTCACATACTTCTAA